AAAGATGAATTAGAATATATTTTGAAAAAGATCCCTGCAGTCGGCGGAAAAGTGGCTGCTGCTGCTGAACGAGTGAAGGATAGCTTGAAGTATCTGCTTGTTTCCGGAGTGTTTTTCGAAGAGCTTGGATTTACGTATCTGGGACCTATCGATGGACATGACTTCAATGATCTGGAACGCAATCTTCAGTATGCTAAGAAGGTTGAAGGTCCTGTCCTGCTACACGTTATTACGAAAAAAGGAAAAGGATACACTCCTGCAGAAAATGATAAAATCGGAACCTGGCATGGAACCGGCCCTTATAAGATAGAAACGGGCGATTTCGTGAAATCAAATACGACTGCACCGTCATGGAGCGGATTAGTGGCTGAAACCGTCAGAACAATCGCCAGGGAAGATAAACGGATAGCAGCCATTACTCCGGCTATGCCCGTAGGATCCAAACTGGAGTCCTTCGCGGCTGAATTTCCGGACCGGTTTTTTGATGTGGGAATTGCTGAACAGCATGCCGCAACGATGGCAGCAGGATTGGCAACCCAAGGGATGAAGCCGTTCTTGGCCATATACTCGACGTTCCTGCAACGGGCATATGATCAAATGCTTCATGATATAACTAGACAGAAGTTGAACGTCTTTATCGGCATAGATCGTGCAGGACTCGTTGGTGCGGATGGAGAAACTCACCATGGTGTGTATGATATTTCATTTTTACGACATATGCCAAATCTTGTGATTATGATGCCGAAAGATGAGAATGAAGGACAGCATATGGTGAAGACTGCTCTGGAGTATGATGACGGTCCTATTGCGATGAGATATCCAAGAGGGAACGGTCTAGGAGTCGTAATGGACAAGAAGCTGAAAACGATTCCTATTGGTACATGGGAAATACTGCGCGAAGGTGCGGACGGCTCGATTTTGACATTCGGGACGACTATTCCAATGGCGTTGGATGCAGCCGAGACACTTGCGAAAAAAGGCATATATGTGAAAGTAGTCAACGCAAGATTCATCAAACCGATGGATACGGAAATGCTTGATCAGTTATTCAGTACAGGCAAACCGATTGTTACTGTGGAAGAAGCAGCATTGGCAGGCGGGTTCGGGAGTGCTGTCATGGAGTACGCACATGACGTTTCTGCAAATGTTTCCATTAGCCGAATCGGTATTCCGGATGAATTTATAGAACACGGCAGTGTCGATAAGCTGTTTGAAGAAATCGATTTGACGGTAGAGAATGTTATAAGGACGACAGAACTGACTGTCAAAGGAACGACCCGTGCAGAAAGGGAAATCGTATGACGAACGGTCAACCAAAAGAGCGAGTCGATGTACTCCTTGTTCAAAGAGGGCTAGTTGAAACGAGGGAGCAGGCGAAGCGTTCCATAATGGCAGGAATCGTGTTTTCTGCAGAAACGAGATTAGAAAAGCCCGGTGAGAAAATCAAGATAGACGCTCCGTTGTCGGTAAAAGGATCCGCATTGAAATATGTGAGCCGAGGCGGCTTAAAGCTTGAAAAGGCTCTCGAAGTTTTCGATATATCCGTACAAGATAAGATTGTTTTGGACATAGGTTCTTCTACGGGCGGTTTTACGGATTGCGCTTTACAAAATGGAGCGAAACATTGCTATGCACTAGATGTCGGGACAAACCAGCTTGCTTGGAAAATACGAAGTGATGAGCGTGTTACCGTCATGGAGAAAACCAATTTCAGACATGCGACTCCCGAAAACTTCACGAAAGGGACGCCTCAAGTCGCCACGATTGACGTCTCTTTCATATCACTTACATTGATACTGCCCCCGCTGAAACGAATAATTGCCGATGGTGGAGATGTCGTTGCTCTCGTCAAACCTCAGTTCGAAGCGGGGAAAGATAAGGTGGGGAAGAAAGGGATTGTGAAGGAGAGGGCCGTTCATTTGGAAGTCTTGCAAAAGATAGCGGCTTCATCCACGATGAATGGATTTTCTTTACGCGGCATTTCTTTTTCCCCGGTTACTGGCGGGGAAGGAAATATCGAGTTTCTCTTCCATTTGCAATCGAAGGAAGACCCGGTCAATTCTTATGATGAATTAGCTTTCGGTGCTTTAATCACTGAAGCGTATGAAGTATTGACATGATTTTAAATAGAAAGGTGTGATGGTAAGCATGGGAGGTATTGTATTGAATAAAGGACAACGGCATCTTCGTATCCGGGATATTATTACAAATGAGGAAGTTGAAACACAGGATCAACTTGTTGATAAATTGAAGAACGCCGGAGTGGACGTGACACAAGCTACAGTGTCCCGTGACATTAAAGAATTGCATCTCATCAAGGTCCCATTGCCTGACGGTCGTTATAAATATAGTTTGCCGCCCGTCCATAGATTCAATACCGAAGAAAAGCTTCGTCGTATGTTAACAGATGCATTCATAGGTATTGATAGTGCAAGTCACTTCATAATTCTGAAAACGTTGCCTGGAAATGCGCATGCAGTCGGTTCCTTGATTGATAACTTAGGATGGGATGAAATGCTTGGGACAATTTGCGGAGATGATACGTGCATGATCATTTGCAGGGATGAGTCCCTAACAGTTGAAGTGAAAGAAAGACTGTTGGCGCTCATTTAAGCTGAATGTTCGATTCGATGGAGGAGGTGCGTGTTTGAATGTTAGGTGAGATTTCCATTCATAATTTCGCGATAATAGAGCATCTCGAAGTGACTTTTGAAGAAGGCTTGACCGTTCTGACTGGAGAAACAGGCGCCGGTAAATCCATAATCATTGATGCCGTTCAGCTCCTTGCTGGAGCAAGAGGGTCGCAGGAATTCATTCGTCACGGTGCAAAAAAAGCCGAACTGGAAGGGATGTTCACAATCGATGATGAGAATCATCCTGTCTTTAAAAAACTAAC
The sequence above is drawn from the Sporosarcina luteola genome and encodes:
- the dxs gene encoding 1-deoxy-D-xylulose-5-phosphate synthase, which encodes MDLTKITNPSFLKQLDKENMTELAKEIRKFLIGNLSVTGGHIGPNLGVVELTIVLHKLFDSPKDKFIWDVGHQAYVHKILTGRAGQFGTLRQYKGLSGFPKMSESEHDVWETGHSSTSLSAAMGMAAARDMQGGSNHVIPIIGDGALTGGMALEALNHIGHLKTNMIVILNDNEMSIAPNVGALHDILGKLRTAGKYNSVKDELEYILKKIPAVGGKVAAAAERVKDSLKYLLVSGVFFEELGFTYLGPIDGHDFNDLERNLQYAKKVEGPVLLHVITKKGKGYTPAENDKIGTWHGTGPYKIETGDFVKSNTTAPSWSGLVAETVRTIAREDKRIAAITPAMPVGSKLESFAAEFPDRFFDVGIAEQHAATMAAGLATQGMKPFLAIYSTFLQRAYDQMLHDITRQKLNVFIGIDRAGLVGADGETHHGVYDISFLRHMPNLVIMMPKDENEGQHMVKTALEYDDGPIAMRYPRGNGLGVVMDKKLKTIPIGTWEILREGADGSILTFGTTIPMALDAAETLAKKGIYVKVVNARFIKPMDTEMLDQLFSTGKPIVTVEEAALAGGFGSAVMEYAHDVSANVSISRIGIPDEFIEHGSVDKLFEEIDLTVENVIRTTELTVKGTTRAEREIV
- the ahrC gene encoding transcriptional regulator AhrC/ArgR; the encoded protein is MNKGQRHLRIRDIITNEEVETQDQLVDKLKNAGVDVTQATVSRDIKELHLIKVPLPDGRYKYSLPPVHRFNTEEKLRRMLTDAFIGIDSASHFIILKTLPGNAHAVGSLIDNLGWDEMLGTICGDDTCMIICRDESLTVEVKERLLALI
- a CDS encoding TlyA family RNA methyltransferase — its product is MTNGQPKERVDVLLVQRGLVETREQAKRSIMAGIVFSAETRLEKPGEKIKIDAPLSVKGSALKYVSRGGLKLEKALEVFDISVQDKIVLDIGSSTGGFTDCALQNGAKHCYALDVGTNQLAWKIRSDERVTVMEKTNFRHATPENFTKGTPQVATIDVSFISLTLILPPLKRIIADGGDVVALVKPQFEAGKDKVGKKGIVKERAVHLEVLQKIAASSTMNGFSLRGISFSPVTGGEGNIEFLFHLQSKEDPVNSYDELAFGALITEAYEVLT